From the Gallaecimonas kandeliae genome, one window contains:
- a CDS encoding fructosamine kinase family protein has product MWHALENEIGAFLGRPYRILDRDLQEQSARRQIYRLSDGKLSLLVKIGDTELQELLKAQAFGLAELSRFGPLRTPEVVCVGATKGFSYLVMEWLNMEEPSRLGWQRLGEGLAALHQRQDQAKYGFDQDNFIGDNPQPNPWHKHWYRFFGEQRLAYQLELLAEKGQALVESEALLDCAGRLLKHHQPSPSLLHGDLWRGNVGFVDDQPVVFDPACYYGDREVDLAMTELFGRFDPDFYAAYDDDLALDEQYESRRELYNLYHLLNHANLFGGPYLAQAQQSAKRLLDLHRHQ; this is encoded by the coding sequence ATGTGGCATGCCCTTGAGAATGAGATAGGCGCCTTTCTGGGGCGCCCCTACCGCATCCTTGACCGTGACCTCCAGGAGCAAAGCGCCCGTCGCCAGATCTACAGGCTCAGCGACGGCAAACTCAGCCTGCTGGTCAAGATTGGGGATACCGAGCTGCAGGAACTGTTGAAGGCACAGGCCTTCGGCTTGGCCGAGCTGTCCCGCTTTGGCCCCCTGCGCACGCCCGAGGTGGTCTGTGTCGGTGCGACCAAGGGCTTCAGTTATCTGGTCATGGAGTGGCTGAACATGGAAGAGCCCAGCCGCCTCGGCTGGCAACGCCTCGGTGAGGGCTTGGCCGCCTTGCACCAGCGCCAGGACCAGGCCAAGTATGGCTTCGACCAAGACAACTTCATCGGTGACAACCCCCAGCCCAACCCCTGGCACAAGCACTGGTACCGCTTCTTCGGCGAACAGCGCCTGGCCTATCAATTGGAATTGCTGGCAGAAAAGGGCCAGGCCTTGGTGGAAAGCGAAGCCTTGCTGGACTGCGCGGGACGGCTGCTCAAGCACCACCAACCCTCCCCCAGTCTGCTGCACGGGGATCTCTGGCGAGGCAATGTGGGTTTTGTCGACGATCAGCCGGTGGTGTTCGATCCGGCTTGCTACTACGGGGACAGGGAGGTGGATCTCGCCATGACAGAGCTGTTCGGCCGCTTTGATCCCGACTTCTACGCCGCCTATGACGACGACTTAGCCCTGGATGAACAGTACGAATCCAGGCGGGAACTCTATAACCTCTATCACCTGCTCAACCACGCCAACCTCTTCGGCGGGCCTTACCTGGCCCAGGCCCAGCAAAGCGCCAAGCGCCTGCTGGACCTGCATCGTCATCAGTAG